The following nucleotide sequence is from Pochonia chlamydosporia 170 chromosome 4, whole genome shotgun sequence.
GGCGGTTGCTACGATCCCGAGCGATAGGAGAGTTCGGTTGTAGACTTGCCAAAATTAGGAGACAGATCGTGGATCTGTGAGAGTATGCTTCCATCGAGGACACAGTCATTGGCCGCGCGGCGAACGGCTAAGCGCCTTAATAGGAGGAAGCTCAGCAGGGCAACAGTAGGAGAAATAAATGGAGGCACGATATGCACGGCGTAAAGGTATTGGACTGCCCTTGACCGGCGTTCGGGGTTGGTAATTTGTATCCAGGGGATGGCTTCTAATTTTGGGACGGAAGCTTTGGTGGAAAGACGAGAGTCTTGCTAGACTTGATTGCATCCGTTATTGTAAATGTATAGATAACTTCATGAGTGAGCCATATCAGGACTCAATATGGTGAACAATTTAGATGCAACAGTCTAAAATTTCGAGTCAGTATAACTGTGTGCCATCGTAGATTCCACCAAAAAATCTCGCCACGAGCAGTAAGAATATCATGGAATATACATGTGCCTCAAGGACATGCTTTGGGAGCTCGGCCAAAGTGGGGCAGATACTCAAGTTGTCAATTGAAGATGCCAGTCCAAGGTGGAGCGTTACGCAAGTGACTTGCGCCCACTGCCTTGAGCGTCACCTTCAACCAcacctcatcgtcatcttaCATCAGAGTCCCTTCGACTTCTTACCAATCCGGCACCGCATTTCCCACGCGGCCGCATATACTCAGCCATGGATGTCGAAGAGTCGCCATGGGCCGATTCGGGCCAGAGCTCCCAGCAAGCCTCCCAGACTGATACTGCGAGCTCcaagccatcagcatcacaaGGTGCTTCTCCGGCACCTCGCCCATCGCGCGGGCCCCGTCGCCTTGTTGCTCAACCTACCCGACTGGAAGCCGTCGAGGATCCGTTGGGTCCTTTGAGTGCCTCAGctgatgacaatgacggcgCTTCAGACGCCCCGCCTGTACCGCCGCAAAAGGAGCAGATGGTAATCCGAACGACTATgccccagcagcaacagccccGGCGGCCGATTGACCCTCATcatgtggatgatgatgagttcaaaAGCCCTGGAGGTCCACGAGCACCTCCTCCAGTCGACGCCGCGAGACCGAGCAGCGTGCGAAGCAACACACAACCAAGTGTCAGCGTTGAGCAGGCGTCTAAGCCCTCGTTTCATATCACTGTCGGCGATCCAGTCAAGATTGGTGACTTGACAAGCTCACACATTGTGTACTCTGTCAGAACAAAGGTTAGTTTTTTCCAATCCCATTCTTTTCGAAGATATACTGACCAGGCCGTGCACTGTAGACCACTTCTCGAGCTTACAAGCAACCCGAGTTCGAGGTGAAGCGACGATACCGCGACTTCCTCTGGCTGTACAACACtctccatgccaacaacccCGGCAGTATCGTCCCTCCACCTCCCGAGAAGCAAGCAGTCGGTCGATTTGACAGCAATTTCGTCGAAGCTCGCCGAGCTGCCCTGGAAAAGATGCTGAACAAGACTGCCGCCCATCCCACGTTGCAACATGACGCTGACTTGAAGCTATTTCTCGAGAGTGAAGCTTTCAATACTGATATCAAACACAGAGAACACAAGGAGCCTATTCCTACTGAAAGCAAGGGTGTTCTGGGATCCTTGGGCATTAGCGTCGGGCGAGGAGACAAGTTCGTTGAGCAAGACGATTGGTTCCATGATCGCAAGGTATATCTTGACGCTTTGGAAAATCAACTCAAGGGACTGTTAAAGGCTATGGAAACAATGGTTGGACAACGCAAGATGATGGCTGAGGCGGCTGGCGATTTCTCGGCTTCTCTGCATGCTCTCTCCACCGTTGAACTATCACCGTCCTTGTCCGGACCTTTGGATGCGTTGTCTGATCTCCAGCTCACTATCCGAGATGTATATGACAGACAAGCTCAGCAAGATGTTCTGACCTTTGGTATTATTATCGAGGAGTATATTCGTCTCATTGGCTCCGTAAAGCAGGCTTTCACCCAGCGTCAAAAGGGTTTCTATGCCTGGCACTCTGCTGAATCTGAGctccaaaagaagaaaactaCTCAGGATAAGCTACTTCGGCAGGGCAAGAGTCAACAAGATCGCTTAAACCAAATGAATGCGGAGGTTGGcgaggcagagaagaaagTGCATCAAGCGAGATTGCTCTTTGAGGAGATGGGTCGATCTTTGAAAACGGAGATTGATCGGTTcgaaaaagaaaaggtgGAGGACTTCAAGAGCGGAGTTGAAACATTCCTTGAGAGTGCTGTCGAAGCACAGAAGGAGGTAAGAATTAGCTTCAACAATCGGCGTGTGCGCCCCCTGATTCCGAACTATTTGCTTACACATTTGATAGCTCATTGAAAAGTGGGAGACGTTCTTAATGCAGCTTGATGCAGAGGATGACGAGTCGGTCTTCTATCGGCCGCCAGTATTTCAACAGCAGTCGAAGCCACCGGGTGATACGGCAATTGACCGGGCTAGGGCGAGGATGGATGAGGATTCTGACTAAGATAATGATGGCATCTCAGTAGCGGCTAGTCTTTTGTCAACAATACTCTTGTCACAGTAACGATTACGGGCGGCACCATGTGGAGTTGGAGTCGGAGCTACGCTTTGATCGTAAAATCCAGAGACATCATTTATTTATCTTTTGTTCCCCGATATCGTACAAGCTCGGTGGGCTGGTTATTGTACATATTGTGAATATCCTCCTCCAATCAATCCCATTGCTAAAGTCCGCACTCTATTCCAAACTGCCTTGCTATGCTCCTTTCTCCAGCATATAACCCCAGCCCTGACATCAATGCTCATTCTTCCACCATCACATTCCTTTCTCTCAAAATTTACTTTCTCCTCGTAGGCGACTTCTTTGGCCCCGAATCCTTCATGGTATTCGCATCCTGCGGCGCATACCCGGTAATCAAATCCGCAAATCCATCCACCGCCTCGCTCGCCGCCTCAGGCGCCGCCCCATCCTCAGACTGAGCAGTAGCGTCAAAAGCACGACCGAATCGCTCACGGAAAGCCGCCAATTTACCCGCCTCGTCCAATTCCACGTTTCGGAGGGACTTCTCGCTCGGTTGCCATAGGAGAGTGTTGCGGGTATCTTTGGCAGCGCGGTAGATTGGGTTGGGCGATGTGGTACGCATGGTGTAGGTTGAGCCGTCGGAGAGGGTGACAAGCTGTGTGAATGTGTATGGTCGTCGGGGACGAGGGATGAATGTCGCGTGGCGGACTTGGATGGCGAGGCTGGTACGTTGCCTTGTTGAGCTTTTGGCCTGTGCGAGAGTAGTTCGTGAGGGCGCAATGGCCATTGTGGATGGGATTTTTCCCATTATGAAAATACGTCCCGCTGGGGTCGTGGTTTCTCCTCTatgtgtttgtggtttgAGGACACGGGCGAATGTTCAAGTTTTGTCCCCTGGGTTGTAGTTTGAAGTGATGATCCctgagctgttggtggttgtcgCAAAATTTCCGGGCCGGTGCTCGCACCCACATTGCCTGAGTCCTAGTATGTGCCTTGCATGCTCTTATCGATAAGAATTTTGCCCATGCTTCGTCGAAAGCACATGCGTTGAATCCAGCCGCTAAACTTGCCCAACCCAGATTCGGTCCGGTCGTTCCTTCAACAAGCGTCAATTTACCTCTTGCAGAAGAGAATACGTTTCGTCAAATAGCATAATGAGCTCTAGGATACAATGAGGAACGCTTGCAGGAGTTTGCGCCATGTTCCAGTGGGGCAGTTGTGTGGAGGATCATCATGGAGAGGGAATTGCCGTGCTCGGCGGTCGGTGATTGTGGAGGGTAGGAGGGGATATTTCTTGATGCCGCTGTTCAAGGGCGCTTATGATGCTTTTACGGGAGCAATTGAGATTGGGGGATGGATAACGGGGCGGCAACAATTGCCGCTGCGCTCAGCAGCAGGAGAGTCTGGGGGTGACTCGAGGACATCCATGACTAGTCGTGAGTATCTTTTCCAAAGGTGCGGTTTACACGTCGTTTACTAATGATTTCTATCCAGGAGCAGTATCAACAAACTTCCAGACCTCAGCCTCACATCAGTCATGGAAAGTATCGTCTCCAAAAGCGCCGACAGCAAATCCGGACGCCGAAACCAGCCTGTCCGAACAAGTCCGCTCTGTCCTCCGACTCTTCACAAACCCAATCGTTGTATGTACAGCGACTCATGATGGTGTCCCTCgagccatgaccatgtcATCGTTTACATCATTGACGTTGTCGCCCACGCCTCTCGTTTCCTTCAACATTGCCACACCAAGCCGAACCCTGGATGCCATCACGTCCAGTCAAGAGTTCAACATTCACGTTTTGGCGGGCGATGAAAGCGGCGCTGCAGTCGCTGACCATTTCACACGGGGCAACATGGATGGTGTATTTGACACTATCGAGGGAGCGACCTATACGGCGGGCACGAACGAAGATGGCAGACCTTCAGCACCGTTATTAAAAGGAGAGGGAGTGCTGAGGGTTCTTCGGTGCAAGCTGTTACAAGACGGCGCTATGGGGGGCTTGGTGCGTGTACGAGACCATGTGATTGTCGTGGGGGAGGTTGTCGAGATGATACCAGGGAACAAGACGAAGAGTTTTGGATTGGCTTATGCGGATAGAAGGTATAGACAGGTGGGGGCTGTGATTGAGGACGAGCAGTAGatggttgttgtggttgttgcAACCCTGGTTTCCTTTGTTTGGGCGTTATGGAAGAGAAGGTGTGTACTATATTGTGGGCGTGTATTGTGTTTGGTAGACAGCATTGACGCATTCAGCGTTTATTTTTGTCAGGAGAAGGCTCGAAGCCAGCGTCTGTTTGCTACATAACCAGACAGTTGATACGCCGTCGAATAGCATAGTAGTTAAAACGCAATGCGGAAAGCTACCTGAAGCAGGACAGAGACAAACGAACAATGAAGTGTAGACAGTATGAAGCAATGCTATGGGTTACCGGGCAGCGCCAGAGTCAAAAACTCTATGTCTACCTACATACGGAGCAATTACTTTCCAAATGGCACTGTACTATGCTGATGCGTCATGCTCTTTTCGTCTGCCCTCAGGTTGAATTCGGGTTTGGCCCAACAAAGTGGATCCGGTGTCATGCAGGCGTACGGGACCCAGTTCGCCGCCCGCCCACCAACAGACCGGAGAGAATGTCGTGGAATACTCAGTATCTGGCACCTGTCTGCAGGAACGGGGCAACAAAGCAAGTTCTCCCTACTGTTTGACAAACACGAGAATTCCGGGCGTCGTGCAACGCACATTTGCGCACTCCTACGACTTGCATTTCGACGATTCGGCCGCCGACTAGTGGCAATGACGCTTTTGTCTGGCATAATGCGAGGCTGCAACAGGAAAATCCAAGTGGATGCCtttgacaccagacccttcaaaCCGACTGGACTAGAATTCAAGTGGCACTAGGCCCCTCACAGCCTCGCCACagggaccagttgacccctcAGCCTTTCAGTtggagaaaaaaaaagtgagGCAACCAGACTATAGCAACAAAGGAAGAGAATGGCAAAAATGTCACTGGGGGAACCACAGACAATAAGCTTTGCATCGCAGGAATCATGATAACGCTCCAGAGCACCCCAATGTCTTCGCGAAACCTCTGGAACAAGAGCTGGTGCTGTTTGACAGCGGTGTAAAAGTGTCAAATCTGGTCaacatggtctggtggagcTGACCGACTCAACCAACATGGGGATGGAGAGCCTTGTACTTTGAGCGTTTGTTTGGGGTCCAAAGTACTTTCtgggcagcttgagcttggacAAACGGCTCAGCAGGTGGTGCTAGAAGGCTCCAGTGCTTGCGCACCCTGGATAAAGGCGCTAGACCACACTGTGGCATCAGAACCCAGAGCAACGTGCTAATTTGGACTTACACCTGCAGCCGCtcccagcgccagcgccCGGTAGCACTGCCCCGCAACCAATCAGCGTGGGGCTCGTCGTTGCTGTGGAAAGGCACCAGCCGTAGAATCTCATGGAATCTCGACTTTCTGAGGCCGGGAGCAAGCAGAGCACCACTTTGAGCAGCCCTTTTTTAGTTCttgccttcttttcttcccCTCGACTTCAGATCTTCCCCTTCAtctctctccatcctctcacattccTCCCACCTCTCAAATCTAAACTAGCCCATCGAGACTTTGTGTTCTCACTTGGAGCTTGAATCAAATTCCTTTTCTTTTATACCAAGCGTCTAGGTAAGCTTCACTGGCCCTGCGTTGTCCCGCCACCTCGGCAGCTTGCACTTCTTGTTTTCCTACTCTCGTCCCATATTCCTTGGGGCAGTACTTGTCTTGGACAGTGTTAAAGGCGAAAGCTGGAGCTAGAGGCCAATTGCCTAGAAGCGGTCTAGGATTGTAGTTCTTGCAAAAGGACAGCCTGCTCTTCGCCTCTGTCCTCACAGTTCCTAGGCAACCTTGCGGGCACATTTAACTGGCCAGTTCTCAAACATCTTGCGAACAGTCAACTAACACCTACTTTTACAGACAATTCCACTTTAGATACCCTTCACCATGTCTGAGACTTTCGAGTTCCAGGCTGAGATCTCTCAGCTTCtctccctcatcatcaacaccgtCTACTCCAACAAGGAAATTTTCCTGCGAGAAATCGTTTCCAATGCCTCCGATGCTTTGGACAAGATCCGATACAAGGCTCTGTCCGACCCCACCCAGCTCGACTCTGGAAAGGATTTGCGCATTGATATCATTCCCAACAAGGAGGCCAAGACCTTGACCATCCGGGATTCCGGTATTGGTATGACCAAGGCTGTAAGTCACACGAAATCCCCAAAATAATTTATTGGGCGTCAAAACTGACCGATTCTGAATAGGACCTTGTCAACAACCTGGGTACCATTGCCCGCTCCGGTACCAAACAGTTCATGGAGGCTTTGACAGCTGGTGCCGATGTTTCCATGATTGGTCAGTTCGGTGTCGGTTTCTACTCTGCCTACCTTGTCGCCGACAAGGTTACCGTCGTCTCCAAGAACAACGATGACGAGCAGTACATCTGGGAGTCCAGCGCTGGTGGCACATTCAACATCATCGCTGACACCGAGGGTGAGCAGCTCGGCCGTGGTACCTCCATCATCCTTCACCTCAAGGACGAGCAGGCTGAGTACCTGAACGAGAGCAAGATCAAGGaggtcatcaagaagcactCCGAGTTCATTTCTTACCCTATCTACCTGCACGTCCAGAAG
It contains:
- a CDS encoding sorting nexin 3 (similar to Neosartorya fischeri NRRL 181 XP_001266759.1), which translates into the protein MDVEESPWADSGQSSQQASQTDTASSKPSASQGASPAPRPSRGPRRLVAQPTRLEAVEDPLGPLSASADDNDGASDAPPVPPQKEQMVIRTTMPQQQQPRRPIDPHHVDDDEFKSPGGPRAPPPVDAARPSSVRSNTQPSVSVEQASKPSFHITVGDPVKIGDLTSSHIVYSVRTKTTSRAYKQPEFEVKRRYRDFLWLYNTLHANNPGSIVPPPPEKQAVGRFDSNFVEARRAALEKMLNKTAAHPTLQHDADLKLFLESEAFNTDIKHREHKEPIPTESKGVLGSLGISVGRGDKFVEQDDWFHDRKVYLDALENQLKGLLKAMETMVGQRKMMAEAAGDFSASLHALSTVELSPSLSGPLDALSDLQLTIRDVYDRQAQQDVLTFGIIIEEYIRLIGSVKQAFTQRQKGFYAWHSAESELQKKKTTQDKLLRQGKSQQDRLNQMNAEVGEAEKKVHQARLLFEEMGRSLKTEIDRFEKEKVEDFKSGVETFLESAVEAQKELIEKWETFLMQLDAEDDESVFYRPPVFQQQSKPPGDTAIDRARARMDEDSD
- a CDS encoding mitochondrial ribosomal protein (similar to Metarhizium robertsii ARSEF 23 XP_007821011.1): MAIAPSRTTLAQAKSSTRQRTSLAIQVRHATFIPRPRRPYTFTQLVTLSDGSTYTMRTTSPNPIYRAAKDTRNTLLWQPSEKSLRNVELDEAGKLAAFRERFGRAFDATAQSEDGAAPEAASEAVDGFADLITGYAPQDANTMKDSGPKKSPTRRK